A stretch of the Candidatus Bathyarchaeia archaeon genome encodes the following:
- a CDS encoding adenylate kinase family protein, protein MANIILITGTPGVGKTALAKNLSRRLGFKLVEPSYLVKKERLYTRHDRTRRTYVIDERKLRKRLEALSRSSERMVVPTHMVGGFLPKNSVKIALVLRLDPVVLYKRLRARGWTKRKAWENTEAEILDASLQQSRSLLGIRKVFEIDTTGKSAQAIYRETRRALSRGSNGKSGIVNWLARYDPIELERTL, encoded by the coding sequence TTGGCCAACATTATTCTCATTACCGGCACCCCGGGGGTCGGCAAGACGGCACTGGCCAAGAATCTCTCGCGGAGGCTAGGTTTCAAACTAGTCGAACCTAGCTATCTGGTAAAGAAAGAAAGGCTCTACACCCGCCATGACAGAACTCGGAGGACCTATGTTATCGATGAACGAAAGCTTCGAAAGCGACTGGAAGCCCTGTCGCGTTCATCAGAGAGAATGGTTGTCCCAACTCATATGGTTGGCGGATTCCTTCCGAAGAACTCAGTGAAAATAGCCTTGGTCCTTCGGCTAGACCCGGTTGTTCTCTACAAGCGTCTGCGAGCGAGAGGATGGACCAAGCGGAAAGCTTGGGAGAACACCGAGGCAGAGATTTTAGATGCGTCCCTCCAACAATCCCGATCACTCTTGGGAATACGGAAAGTGTTTGAGATTGACACCACTGGAAAGTCAGCCCAGGCGATTTACAGGGAAACACGACGCGCTTTGTCGAGAGGAAGCAATGGCAAGTCAGGAATTGTGAACTGGCTCGCTCGCTATGACCCAATAGAATTGGAGAGAACGCTGTGA
- the thsB gene encoding thermosome subunit beta: MSYLANQQVLILKEGSARNRGKDAQRSNISAARIVSEVVKTTLGPRGMDKMLVDSLGDVTVTSDGATVLDELDVQHPAAKMLVEIAKTQDDEVGDGTTSVVVLAGELLKRAEFLLDQGLHPTVINAGFKKAGDKAREILNEIGKTVDLKDTETLRKIAVTAMRGKSLGGATEHFANIAVDAVNHVIEKRGDGFTADIENIQLVKKEGKSLLDTELIKGVIVDKEVVHPGMPKRIEKAKIALLDTPLEIEKTEFSAEIKISNPQQMQSFLDEETKLMKDMVEKIKKSGANVVLCQKGIDEVAQSFMAKNGILAARRIKKSDIEKLSRATGARIITNLEDIRSADLGLAGLVEERKIGDDKMVFIEGAKDPKSVSILIRAGLERLVDEAERALKDALSVVIDVVKKNKIVAGGGAVEVELAKRIRDLAPKIGGREQLAVEAFADSLESIPRTLSDNAGLEQIDILVALRAAHENKGLWSGINVHTGQVSDMWKEGVLEPVKVKEHAIGSAVEVASMILRIDDVIAAAKPPPPPKGGPPPE, encoded by the coding sequence ATGTCATATCTCGCAAACCAACAAGTTTTGATTTTGAAGGAAGGATCCGCACGTAATCGCGGAAAGGATGCACAGAGAAGCAACATTAGCGCTGCTAGGATCGTCTCAGAGGTTGTCAAGACGACCCTTGGGCCCCGAGGTATGGACAAAATGCTTGTCGACAGCCTTGGTGATGTTACGGTAACAAGTGATGGGGCTACCGTTCTTGATGAGTTAGATGTTCAGCATCCCGCTGCGAAGATGCTTGTAGAGATAGCCAAGACCCAAGACGACGAAGTAGGCGATGGAACAACATCCGTCGTTGTTCTCGCAGGCGAACTATTGAAGCGCGCGGAATTCCTGCTTGACCAGGGCTTGCACCCGACCGTCATTAACGCGGGATTCAAGAAGGCTGGGGACAAGGCCCGAGAGATTCTCAACGAGATCGGAAAAACAGTAGACCTGAAGGACACAGAGACCCTTCGTAAGATTGCCGTAACCGCTATGCGCGGCAAGTCGCTGGGAGGCGCGACTGAACACTTTGCGAATATTGCTGTCGATGCAGTTAACCACGTCATCGAAAAGAGGGGTGATGGGTTCACTGCCGATATCGAGAACATTCAGCTAGTAAAGAAGGAGGGTAAGAGCCTCCTCGATACCGAGCTGATCAAGGGAGTCATAGTGGACAAGGAAGTTGTTCACCCTGGAATGCCGAAGAGGATCGAAAAAGCAAAGATTGCACTATTGGATACTCCGTTAGAGATTGAGAAGACTGAGTTTAGCGCTGAAATCAAGATTAGCAATCCGCAGCAAATGCAGTCCTTCCTCGATGAAGAGACGAAACTGATGAAGGACATGGTTGAGAAGATCAAGAAATCTGGCGCAAACGTTGTTCTCTGCCAGAAGGGTATCGACGAAGTAGCTCAGTCATTCATGGCTAAGAACGGAATCTTGGCGGCGAGACGAATCAAGAAATCTGACATCGAAAAACTGTCAAGAGCTACTGGCGCACGGATTATCACCAACTTAGAAGACATTCGCAGCGCGGACTTAGGACTCGCAGGTCTCGTCGAAGAGCGAAAAATTGGCGATGACAAGATGGTTTTCATAGAAGGCGCAAAGGACCCGAAGTCCGTTAGCATCCTCATTAGAGCCGGTCTCGAAAGATTAGTTGACGAGGCCGAGAGAGCCCTCAAAGATGCACTCTCTGTCGTTATCGATGTTGTCAAGAAGAACAAGATAGTTGCAGGTGGCGGGGCTGTTGAGGTTGAGCTGGCAAAGCGAATCCGCGATCTTGCCCCGAAAATAGGGGGCAGAGAACAGCTCGCAGTTGAGGCTTTCGCCGATTCGCTGGAATCGATTCCACGAACCCTGTCCGACAACGCGGGCCTGGAACAGATTGACATCCTAGTGGCTCTACGAGCAGCTCACGAAAATAAGGGCTTGTGGAGTGGAATCAACGTTCACACTGGCCAAGTCTCCGATATGTGGAAGGAAGGAGTTCTGGAGCCGGTAAAAGTCAAAGAACACGCGATCGGATCGGCAGTAGAGGTAGCTTCGATGATACTGAGAATCGATGATGTAATCGCCGCGGCTAAACCGCCTCCTCCGCCGAAGGGCGGTCCGCCTCCGGAATAA
- a CDS encoding histone family protein — protein sequence MGESEISTAAVHRLIKRGGAGRIGDDAAEELRKVVEEFAIRVGKEALELATHAGRKTVRSEDIRLAVKRIQKE from the coding sequence TTGGGAGAGAGCGAGATATCAACCGCTGCAGTGCATCGGCTCATAAAACGGGGCGGGGCCGGGCGAATAGGGGACGATGCAGCGGAGGAACTGCGAAAGGTGGTTGAAGAGTTTGCCATCCGGGTCGGCAAGGAAGCTCTGGAACTCGCAACGCACGCAGGGCGAAAAACGGTGAGATCAGAGGATATCCGTCTCGCTGTCAAGCGCATACAGAAGGAATAG
- a CDS encoding 30S ribosomal protein S17e produces MGKVRIAAVKKVSRELVARYPDKFSKNYEENKVALSTLVDARTKRLRNRIVGYVTRLKIVEAKRAAAPGEIGPEGTDDQA; encoded by the coding sequence GTGGGAAAAGTTCGGATAGCCGCGGTCAAAAAAGTTTCGAGAGAACTCGTCGCCCGGTATCCGGACAAGTTCAGCAAGAATTATGAAGAGAACAAAGTCGCACTCTCAACCCTTGTTGATGCGAGAACTAAACGACTACGAAACAGGATAGTCGGTTACGTTACCCGGCTTAAGATAGTTGAAGCGAAACGCGCCGCAGCACCCGGTGAAATCGGACCCGAAGGAACAGACGACCAAGCATAG
- a CDS encoding ParB N-terminal domain-containing protein has translation MEAPSSLKGYSIAGARIPILIALMKASNLKPHEETVPEDLKRLVNALEENPVLRHPIIADRRTGIVLDGTHRLAAIKQLECNFIPSALVDYGDPQIAIERWFRLFSGSNVAKLENDLRRLNHREASREECEDGLSKRRWYATVERPLSRLAFPIRSPDPYEMVRDSHSIEITAREHDVGIAYQDKKNTETGGPGSLIMSTIRIEKKEVVETVEKGKLFPPKSTRHLVPSRPLGGGVPIDWLQVSDFSEAQSRYQKYIRSRKVKRLPEGSRVGSRRYLEEVFLFE, from the coding sequence TTGGAAGCCCCTTCTTCCCTGAAAGGCTACTCGATTGCTGGCGCCAGAATACCCATTCTTATCGCGCTAATGAAGGCATCAAATCTCAAGCCGCATGAAGAAACGGTTCCCGAAGACCTCAAGAGACTTGTCAACGCCCTAGAAGAAAACCCGGTTCTGCGACACCCAATAATCGCAGACAGGAGAACGGGAATCGTTCTAGACGGGACGCACAGATTGGCCGCAATTAAGCAGTTAGAGTGCAACTTCATCCCCTCGGCCCTCGTAGACTACGGCGACCCTCAAATCGCGATTGAAAGATGGTTTAGATTGTTTTCAGGATCGAACGTTGCGAAGCTCGAGAACGACCTTAGGCGACTCAACCATAGGGAAGCGAGCCGAGAAGAATGTGAGGACGGACTTTCAAAGAGGCGATGGTATGCGACGGTCGAGAGACCCCTGTCTCGTTTGGCCTTCCCCATCCGTAGTCCAGATCCCTACGAGATGGTCCGAGACTCCCACAGCATCGAAATCACTGCTCGAGAGCACGACGTTGGCATCGCATATCAGGACAAGAAGAACACGGAAACCGGAGGTCCGGGGAGCCTTATTATGTCAACGATCAGGATCGAGAAAAAAGAGGTCGTCGAGACCGTCGAGAAAGGAAAGTTGTTCCCGCCGAAATCCACTCGCCACCTCGTTCCCTCAAGGCCCCTAGGGGGTGGAGTCCCTATCGATTGGCTACAGGTTTCGGATTTTTCCGAAGCGCAATCCCGATATCAGAAATATATCCGATCGAGGAAGGTCAAACGGTTACCCGAAGGGTCAAGGGTTGGGAGTAGACGCTACTTAGAGGAGGTTTTCCTGTTTGAATGA
- a CDS encoding MoaD/ThiS family protein yields the protein MNETLNVPADAIPVKLIGVLGSAAGNREIKLPTSNTLTVQELISTLLKGVDNNSFRELLVDAGTEDPRPNVIILLNDQDCNVFEGLKTQIEPGTRVTIIPVAHGG from the coding sequence TTGAATGAAACGCTGAACGTGCCCGCGGATGCCATTCCAGTGAAACTTATCGGAGTCCTCGGCTCGGCCGCAGGAAACAGGGAAATCAAGCTGCCGACCTCCAACACTCTAACCGTCCAAGAACTAATCTCGACGCTCTTGAAGGGCGTAGACAACAATTCTTTCAGAGAACTCTTGGTCGACGCAGGAACTGAGGACCCAAGACCGAACGTGATCATACTATTGAACGATCAGGATTGCAATGTATTCGAAGGACTGAAGACGCAGATCGAGCCTGGGACGAGGGTTACCATTATTCCCGTGGCGCACGGGGGCTAG
- the ychF gene encoding YchF-related putative GTPase encodes MIRIGIIGKTNTGKTTFFNAATSSTAEVSTYPFTTKKPNTALGQVQTLCVCRELGLKDRPRNSKCVDGWRFIPVEVLDLPGLIKGAWKGKGLGTQFLNVVAQADALLHVVDASGSIDSDGKIARAGMGNPILDVYDIEEELVLWFKVSVDRSMQRLRKRPLKTGAYDKAFAKELAGIGVKLEHVTAALEAANLSTRHPKDWKEEDSRKFSERLRAVSKPTLIIANKMDLAYSEKNLEKLREEFSSQLVIPASSEAELALKRAQEKGLIEYVPGEETFMVLDESRISKDQAWALAYVQQKVMTKLMRTGVEFALNSAVFKLLGMNAVYPVEDPKTFADKKGNVLPDVFLVPREYTPKDLANEIHSELAEKMLYAIDTRDGLRLPNEYLLRDRDVISIVTAAHKK; translated from the coding sequence TTGATCCGGATAGGCATCATCGGAAAGACAAATACCGGGAAAACTACTTTCTTCAACGCGGCAACGTCCAGCACGGCGGAAGTCTCAACCTATCCGTTTACAACAAAGAAACCCAACACCGCTCTCGGTCAAGTTCAGACCCTCTGTGTCTGCAGAGAACTCGGCTTGAAAGATCGACCCCGCAACTCGAAGTGCGTAGATGGCTGGCGATTCATTCCTGTCGAGGTGCTCGACCTCCCTGGGTTGATCAAGGGAGCATGGAAGGGAAAAGGGCTCGGAACACAGTTCCTGAACGTAGTAGCACAAGCAGATGCACTTCTCCACGTGGTCGACGCCTCAGGGAGCATCGACTCAGATGGCAAGATCGCCCGCGCTGGAATGGGAAATCCAATACTGGACGTCTATGATATTGAAGAGGAGCTAGTTCTCTGGTTCAAAGTGTCTGTCGATAGATCAATGCAAAGGTTACGCAAACGACCTCTTAAGACCGGAGCCTACGACAAAGCCTTCGCCAAGGAACTCGCCGGAATAGGAGTCAAACTAGAACATGTAACAGCTGCTCTTGAGGCGGCAAACCTCTCCACAAGACATCCGAAGGACTGGAAGGAGGAAGATTCAAGAAAATTCTCTGAAAGGCTGCGAGCAGTCTCAAAACCAACTTTGATCATCGCCAACAAGATGGACCTCGCCTACTCCGAGAAGAACCTCGAGAAACTCCGCGAAGAATTCAGCTCTCAGCTCGTCATACCTGCTTCAAGCGAAGCAGAGCTCGCATTGAAACGAGCCCAAGAGAAGGGCTTGATAGAGTATGTTCCGGGTGAAGAGACCTTCATGGTCCTTGACGAATCGCGAATATCCAAGGACCAAGCTTGGGCCCTTGCATACGTGCAGCAAAAGGTCATGACCAAGCTAATGAGGACTGGAGTAGAGTTCGCCCTGAACTCCGCGGTCTTCAAACTACTGGGAATGAACGCTGTATACCCTGTCGAAGATCCGAAGACCTTCGCGGACAAGAAGGGAAACGTTCTACCCGACGTTTTCTTGGTTCCCCGCGAATATACGCCGAAAGATCTGGCCAACGAAATACATTCAGAGCTAGCTGAGAAGATGCTTTATGCGATTGACACCCGCGATGGTTTGAGATTGCCCAATGAATATCTTCTGCGAGATCGAGACGTGATCTCGATCGTCACGGCCGCCCACAAGAAGTAA
- a CDS encoding methionine adenosyltransferase: MGLVISELKQTPVGEQELEIVERKGLGHPDHICDAVMNEVSVSLSREYIKRYGIVMHHNIDKALLAAGAVSRNFGGGEVKRPMLMVFGDRATYEVDGDPIPIDEIAVSTAKKWFKKNLRFVDPDRHVRYQVELARGSEALRDIFSRKGKFYGANDTSAAVGYAPLTDTERIVLHTERYINSPSFKKEFPETGEDVKIMGSREGKDLNLTIAMAFVDRLIENENQYFQRKAEVVEDVTRFVKSRVKFDGVNVDINTLDKRGRGMGGIYLTVLGTSADDGDGGQVGRGNRVNGVIPLNRPTCSEAAAGKNPVSHVGKIYNLLTYEIAQHVHQKVPGVREVYVWLLSQIGKPINEPKVAGVELILDKGVELKGVSKAASEIAKSDLNNINDFTKRLTEGKIPVC; encoded by the coding sequence ATGGGCCTAGTTATCAGCGAACTAAAACAGACCCCCGTGGGTGAACAGGAGCTCGAAATTGTTGAGCGAAAAGGGCTCGGACATCCTGACCACATATGCGACGCCGTTATGAACGAAGTCTCCGTCTCTCTGAGTCGAGAATACATCAAACGATACGGCATAGTCATGCACCACAACATCGACAAGGCACTCCTCGCGGCGGGAGCAGTCAGTAGAAATTTTGGAGGCGGGGAAGTCAAACGACCTATGCTAATGGTCTTCGGAGATAGAGCCACATACGAGGTAGATGGTGATCCGATACCTATTGACGAGATAGCAGTTTCGACGGCGAAGAAGTGGTTCAAGAAAAACCTCCGATTCGTTGACCCTGATAGACACGTCCGATACCAAGTTGAGCTAGCACGAGGCTCAGAGGCACTTCGAGACATCTTCAGTAGAAAAGGAAAATTCTATGGCGCAAACGACACATCAGCCGCAGTAGGCTATGCGCCCCTTACTGACACCGAGAGAATTGTTCTTCACACAGAACGCTACATCAACTCTCCCAGCTTCAAGAAAGAATTCCCGGAAACAGGCGAAGACGTCAAGATAATGGGCTCAAGAGAAGGAAAAGATCTAAACCTTACAATTGCCATGGCTTTCGTTGACCGCCTAATTGAGAACGAGAATCAATACTTCCAGCGCAAGGCAGAGGTGGTCGAGGACGTGACGCGCTTTGTCAAGTCAAGGGTGAAATTTGACGGCGTGAATGTTGATATCAATACTCTGGACAAGAGGGGGCGGGGCATGGGAGGAATCTACCTCACAGTGCTCGGAACGTCAGCGGACGACGGTGATGGCGGTCAAGTAGGCCGAGGAAACCGAGTCAACGGCGTCATACCACTCAACCGTCCAACCTGCTCAGAGGCAGCTGCTGGCAAGAACCCTGTTAGCCATGTCGGAAAGATATACAACCTTCTAACCTACGAGATCGCCCAACACGTCCACCAAAAAGTCCCCGGCGTTAGGGAAGTTTACGTCTGGCTGCTGAGCCAAATAGGAAAGCCTATCAACGAACCGAAAGTCGCAGGGGTGGAACTCATCCTTGACAAAGGAGTAGAACTAAAGGGAGTCTCGAAGGCCGCTTCAGAGATCGCAAAATCCGACCTCAACAACATTAACGATTTTACCAAACGCCTGACCGAAGGAAAGATACCGGTCTGCTAG
- a CDS encoding valine--tRNA ligase, whose product MSRSDHKESEHSSENQSRSSPEFALGKNYEPAVEETKWQEYWRQNDIYHFDAHEKSLKTFSIDTPPPYPSGDFHVGNALNWCYIDFVARYKRMKGFNVHFPQGWDCHGLPTEVRVEQTFKVRKNDLPPEQFIEMCRKLTGEYITKMKQSMNRLGISSDWSLEYRTMDPAYYKLTQLSFLQLYKSNHLYRGEHPVNWCPRDETAIAEAEVVYHERKGILYFMKFGSSNDNVEIASTRPELLAACVGIAVNPKDERYKAIVGKNMTVPIFGQKARVIADDEVDSQYGTGAVMICTFGDKTDVRWQKKYHLPVIKALTESGRLSVDDPRFKGLKTEEARKKIVAELRAQGLINKTETTQQNIGTCWRCQTPVEIIARPQWFMKTRDMTRNVVEWAGKLDWIPPFAKQRLIDWAESLDWDWVISRQRIFATPIPIWYCTKCHTSILPDESKLPVDPRKDKPPQEKCSNCGSQELIGETDVLDTWMDSSITAPVHAGWPNDSDLFARLFPADLQPNGLDIVRTWDYYLLVRNLALFRTAPYKTLLINGMVKGTDGRMMHKSYGNYVEADEAIRKVGADALRQWAAAGGSTGYDIPFRWNELEYGKKFLTKLWNVARFVLTNRTESLSLKKPTNPPLIDRWLLASIQKLTEQVSDAFETFQFNVALEAIRNFTWHALADDYLEAVKHRLQAGGNSADFKATQYCLQEALLTICKLLAPICPHMSEAIYHQFPSGIAKSIHQEHWPERDRPIDDTSIHNGALLLNVIAQLRREKSSKGLSLGSNIKKIVVRTDAENLHLLKENEETILKTLKADSIELERSPTNPSQGREQTPGFRVELIV is encoded by the coding sequence TTGAGCCGTTCAGACCATAAGGAATCCGAGCATTCTTCCGAAAACCAATCAAGATCTAGTCCGGAGTTTGCCCTTGGCAAGAACTATGAACCGGCAGTGGAAGAAACCAAATGGCAGGAGTACTGGCGCCAGAACGACATTTACCACTTCGACGCCCACGAAAAATCCCTCAAGACGTTCAGCATCGACACGCCTCCCCCGTATCCCAGCGGCGACTTTCATGTCGGAAACGCGTTGAACTGGTGCTACATCGATTTCGTAGCACGCTACAAACGGATGAAGGGGTTCAACGTGCACTTTCCCCAAGGCTGGGACTGCCACGGCCTCCCGACAGAAGTTAGAGTTGAACAGACATTCAAAGTGCGAAAAAACGACCTGCCTCCAGAACAGTTCATCGAAATGTGCCGAAAACTCACGGGCGAGTATATCACCAAGATGAAGCAATCAATGAATCGGCTTGGAATATCCTCGGACTGGTCACTAGAATACAGAACAATGGACCCAGCTTACTACAAGCTCACTCAACTTTCCTTCCTCCAACTGTACAAGTCCAACCATCTCTACCGCGGAGAACATCCTGTGAACTGGTGTCCCCGCGACGAAACGGCAATAGCAGAAGCAGAGGTGGTGTACCATGAACGTAAAGGAATCCTATACTTCATGAAGTTCGGATCATCTAACGATAACGTCGAGATCGCATCGACGCGACCGGAACTTCTCGCCGCCTGCGTCGGAATAGCAGTCAACCCAAAGGATGAGAGGTACAAAGCGATTGTAGGAAAAAACATGACGGTGCCAATCTTCGGCCAGAAAGCCCGGGTAATAGCCGACGATGAAGTGGATTCCCAATACGGCACTGGCGCGGTAATGATATGCACCTTCGGGGACAAGACAGACGTCAGATGGCAAAAAAAATACCATCTCCCGGTCATCAAGGCGCTTACAGAAAGCGGCAGATTATCCGTTGATGACCCCCGGTTCAAAGGCCTCAAGACAGAGGAAGCAAGAAAGAAAATTGTTGCAGAGCTACGAGCTCAAGGACTGATCAACAAGACCGAGACAACACAACAGAACATCGGAACATGTTGGCGATGCCAAACGCCCGTCGAGATCATCGCAAGACCCCAATGGTTCATGAAGACCCGGGACATGACACGCAACGTCGTAGAATGGGCTGGAAAGCTGGATTGGATCCCACCCTTCGCCAAGCAACGTCTCATCGATTGGGCCGAATCCCTCGACTGGGACTGGGTAATATCCCGACAGAGAATTTTCGCTACACCGATACCGATCTGGTATTGCACAAAGTGTCACACATCAATACTCCCAGATGAAAGCAAGCTCCCTGTGGATCCTCGAAAGGACAAACCGCCACAAGAAAAATGCTCGAACTGCGGGAGCCAGGAACTTATTGGTGAAACGGACGTGCTTGATACCTGGATGGACTCATCCATAACCGCTCCCGTCCACGCAGGCTGGCCAAACGATTCAGACCTATTCGCAAGACTCTTCCCGGCAGACTTACAACCCAACGGTCTCGATATCGTTCGAACGTGGGACTACTATCTCCTTGTTAGAAATCTCGCGTTATTCCGCACCGCCCCTTACAAAACGCTCCTAATCAACGGGATGGTGAAAGGGACCGATGGTCGTATGATGCACAAATCCTACGGAAACTATGTGGAAGCCGACGAGGCAATCAGAAAAGTGGGAGCAGACGCACTTCGACAATGGGCAGCTGCAGGAGGATCGACCGGCTATGACATACCATTCCGCTGGAACGAACTCGAATACGGGAAAAAGTTCCTGACGAAGCTCTGGAACGTAGCTAGGTTTGTTCTCACCAACAGAACCGAATCCCTTTCTCTGAAAAAACCTACGAATCCGCCACTCATCGATCGTTGGCTTCTGGCCTCCATTCAGAAGTTGACAGAGCAGGTATCAGACGCCTTTGAAACGTTCCAGTTCAACGTGGCTTTGGAAGCGATCAGAAACTTCACGTGGCATGCGCTGGCTGATGATTACTTGGAAGCGGTAAAGCATAGACTTCAAGCTGGAGGGAACTCGGCTGACTTCAAAGCAACTCAATATTGCTTGCAAGAGGCGCTTCTTACTATTTGCAAGCTCCTCGCACCCATATGCCCTCATATGTCAGAGGCGATTTACCATCAATTCCCATCAGGAATCGCCAAGAGTATACACCAAGAACACTGGCCGGAGCGCGACAGACCCATCGACGACACATCGATTCACAACGGCGCACTCCTCTTAAACGTCATCGCTCAGCTTCGTCGCGAAAAGTCCTCAAAGGGTCTCTCATTAGGTTCGAATATCAAAAAAATCGTCGTAAGAACCGACGCGGAGAACCTGCACCTTCTGAAAGAGAACGAGGAAACCATTCTCAAAACGCTCAAAGCTGATTCAATCGAACTCGAACGCTCGCCCACAAACCCAAGCCAGGGAAGAGAGCAGACCCCTGGATTCAGGGTTGAACTTATTGTATAG